The nucleotide window TAAAAACAAAAACCCGCCGCCACGTGTGGTGGGAAATTACCATAAAAACCCCACTACGCCCGCCCCGCGTGGTTTTTCCCAAAAACCCCTCGCATACTGAAATCTCACCTAAAACCCCCACAATGCGATACCTGCGTGACCCGCGCTCGtctgtcttcttctttttgtctcCCGCGCTCTCGTCAAGTGCAAACAAATGCGAACGCTGCATTTGTCTTCAACAGTTCAACTAACATTCTTAACTCAAAAGAGAGCATGATTCTAAGATCAAGAAAGCAACCTCTCAACATTCTCACATTAACATCATTTCATTCTCATTTGCGTCCTCAAATTCCACCAGACATTCCAATACTCGACCCTCTTACACTACAACACCACCTGTTCGATAAAAGTCTCACAAAAAATGTGGCAGAATACAACCGCCTCCTTTTTGAGTACTCTCGTGATAACCTCAATCGTCAGGCGCTTAATCTCTTTCTGGGTATTCATCGTTCGGGTTTACCTGTTGATGGGTCCACCCTTTCCTGCGTTTTGAAGGTTTGTGGACGTTTGTTTGACCATGTTGTTGGCAGACAAGTGCACTCTGAGTGCATTAAGTCGGGTCTTTTGGAGGATGTTAGTGTGGGTACTTCTCTCGTGGATATGTATATGAAGACGGATAATGTTGAAGATGGAAGGAGAATTTTTGATAAGATGAATAAGAGAAATGTGATTTCTTGGACTTCATTGTTAACCGGTTATGCAAGCTATGGAATGAATTGGAGTGTGCTAGAGTTGTTTCTTCGAATGCAAGCTGAGGGTGTGAAGCCTAATTCGTTTACCTTTGCGACTGTTCTTGGAGCTTTAGCAGACGAGGTGATGGTTGATAAAGGAGTTGAAGTTCATACCATTGTTATAAAGAATGGATTTGAAGCAGTTACCTCTGTCTGCAatgctttgattagtatgtacTTTAAGTCAAAGATGGTTAGATATGCTAGGCTTGTTTTTGATGATATGGAGGTTAGGGATTCAGTTACTTGGAATTGTATGGTTGCAGGTTACATTACTAATGGGCTTGACCTGGAAgcttttgaaatatttcatcGTATGGGGCTTGCAGGTGCAAACCTGACTCAGTCAACTTTCGCTTCTGTTATTAAGTTATGTGCTAATCTTAAGGAATTGGTGTCTTTACAGCAGCTTCATTCTCAGGTCTTGAAGAATGGGATTCGATTTAATCACAACATCAGAACAGCACTCATGGTTGCTTACAGTAAGTGCAGTGAAATGGAAGATGCCAGTAAAATATTCTCTACGATGCATAAAACTAGAAATGTGGTGTCATGGACTGCCATGATTACTGGCTATTTGCAGAATGGTGGAACTGAACAAGCTGTGAATTTTTTTTGCCAAATGAATGGCGAAGGTGTTAGACCAAACCATTTTACTTATTCAATAATTCTGACTGCTCCGCCTGTTGTTTCTGCTTTTCAAGTACATGCACAAGTCATCAAAACTAATTATGAGAGATCATCTTCTGTTGGAACTGCACTGTTAGATGCATATGTTAAGTTAGGAAACATCAATGGGGCTgcaaaagtttttgaaaaaatatatgagaagGACATTGTGGCATGGTCAGCCATGCTAGCTGGATATGCTCAAATAGGAGACACTGAAGGAGCTGTTAAACTATTCAAAAACATGGCAAGTGAAGGAGTTAAACCTAATGAGTTTACTTTTTCTAGTGTCATCAATGCCTGTGCTGCACCTATAGCTGCAGTGGAACAGGGTAAACAATTTCATGCATACTCAATCAAATCAAGACTGAATAATGCTTTATGTGTCAGTAGTGCTCTTGTAACCTTGTATGCAAAGAAGGGGAATATTGAGAATGCAAATGAAGTTTTCAAGAGGCAGGGGGAGAGAGACTTGGTGTCGTGGAACTCAATGATCTCTGGATATGCTCAACATGGTCATGCAAAGAAGGCTCTTGAGGTATTTAGGGAAATGCAGCAGCAGAACTTGAAAATGGATGGCATAACATTCATTGGTGTCATTACTGCCTGCACTCATGCTGGACTTGTGGGTGAAGGTCAAAAATACTTTGATATCATGGTAAAAGATCACAACATTAATCCAACAATGGAGCATTATTCTTGCATGGTTGATCTATATAGCCGAGCTGGAATGCTTGAAAAAGCCTTGGATATTATAAACACAATGCCATTTGCTGCGACCGCAACTGTATGGCGAACTATCTTGGCTGCTTCCCGTGTTCATCGTAATTTAGATCTGGGAAAACTTGCAGGGGAAAAGCTCATTTCACTTCAGCCAGAAGACTCAGCAGCATATGTATTGCTCTCCAATATGTATGCTGCAACAGGACATTGGCAGGAGAGAGCAAAAACAAGGAAATTAATGGATGAGAGAAAAGTGAGAAAAGAAGCTGGTTACAGCTGGATCGAGGTAAAGAATAAGACCTATTCATTCTTGGCTGGTGATCATTCACATCCAATGTCggatcaaatttattttaaacttgagGAGTTAAGTACCCGATTAAAGGATGCAGGTTATCAGCCTGATTTAAATTATGTGCTTCAGGACATTGATGATGAACACAAAGAAGCCATTCTTTCTCAACACAGTGAGAGGTTGGCCATTGCTTTTGGATTGATTACCACCCCTGTAGGGTTTCCTTTGCAGATTGTTAAGAACCTTCGGGTCTGTGGAGACTGTCATAATGTCATTAAGTTAATATCTAATATTGAAGGGAGAGAGATTGTTGTTAGAGATACAAACCGATTCCACCACTTTAAGGAAGGTTTTTGCTCTTGTGGGGACTATTGGTAAAGGTTGTCATCTAGTACTTCCATGTAGGTCATACTACTTACAATTTGGAACAGATGCAAAAGAGAGCTGCACAATTTAAATCAATCACCAATTTAATGGCAAAGGTTCATAAGGAAACTGGTTGGACAGTTAGGATCTGAGATCATAGCGAGTATAAACTTGTTTGTTGTTCATTTCAAGAAGATGGAGGTATTGAAATTGGGTAACAAAGAATTGTAAAGTTTGATTTCATAAGTGGAAAGCTGCCAAGGTTATGTAGGTCTTAACTGCAGCTAAGGGAACCTTGACTCCCCATTGATTGGTTGATCAATTCTCACATTGGATGCTTTCTTCCGAGTTTCTTTAAACCCATGCTGCTTCAAAGGCATATGGGGATTAATGTTGTAACTAAAGAAGTTTTCTGTTTGATTCTTCTGCGGTATATATTAGGCCTCCATTTGTGGCAACCTACTATCGGATGTAGCAAACATTCAGGTGTTCAAAATTTACAAGCCGAGTAGGAAAACAGCTATATAATGGGAAGCCAATTAGTAGGTGATATTCAATAAGAGAAAATACCCAGTAGGTTAGATTTCTTTGGGTTGAATTAGGAGAGttaattattaagtttattATGAGTTGTCCTAGATTATGAATCATATCAGGGTTAGAAAAACTCGTCTATATGGTAAGTATTGTGTAAGAGGAAAAGAACaagttttattcataaaaaaaaagtttgtgaaCTGAGTAGCTTTGCTGAATTACTATCTGAGTGTAGCATTCGGAAATTATATCGTATACtactttttttaacaatataattaatagTATTCGTTTCAAGTTTTGTTGCATCATTTTCCTTTCATTCTTTACAATTTTCTGGAGTTGCAACAATTGGTATCCAAGCTATTGATCCATACACACTTGCAAAATCCATGGTCAACACAAAAATGGAAAGTTGGGTTGAATCAATTGAAGGATTTAAAGCAGAAAGAGCATGACGAGTGTAACAGTCAATTCCATAAAACTGAATTCAATTCTAGAAATTGGATAAGTTCTGAGATTTCGATGTTGCGAGAAATGTTGGCACTGTTAGCTGAAAAGGCTGGCTGCACATCGCCTCCACCTATTTGGTAATGGAAACATTTTCATGAAAGATACAAAATTGAGTCAACAAAAACAGCATCATTATTTACAGTATACTCAATTGAAAAACCTATGTTAATGTTTTAGGAGTTGATTAAATAATCTTTCCAACCAAAGCCAGTAAATTGTCAATAGCTTGAAGATGAGCCTTCACATTGATTTCCTCAAAATGGAAGACAAGTGAAGAGGAGATATTTTATAGAAAGgcttatttgtttgattgtaTAGTACATGCTGGATTCATATTACCCCTTTCACCTGTCGATGCATATAGAGCCATGACAGGCAAACCACTAGATAAAGTCTAATTTCCTTcgaattcaaaatatttatcaaaacacTCTTTTCCTAGAGGGAAAGCACATTCAAAGCAATAGGACTTCTGACTTTATGGATGCCATTGCTCCATGTCAAATCACCAAACACAAAACTTCCATAAGTTTTCTTGAAAGGTATGAAATCAATCCTGAAAGACTTTTTCTCCCCAGTTGTTGTGAACTTCAGTTTAGCAGGTGTAACACAAACGTTTACAGCAGTCGGTTGATTTATTTGTGCAACATAAACTGTTGGGCCTTCACCAAAATATGTAACTATTCGATGAATGGATAAGCTTCTATTCATGGTGGAAACACCTATTGAGGGGTAGTTCAAATTGTAGGAGGGTGTGGGAGTACTTTGGCAATGAATTATCTCTCCTGTGAGATTTTTCAGTTGTACAGGGCTTGCGCCTGTGCTGCAGAGAAAATTGATAATGTCACGGGAGTCAAAGTCATAGATTAATCCAGGATTTATA belongs to Mangifera indica cultivar Alphonso chromosome 2, CATAS_Mindica_2.1, whole genome shotgun sequence and includes:
- the LOC123203393 gene encoding pentatricopeptide repeat-containing protein At2g27610 gives rise to the protein MILRSRKQPLNILTLTSFHSHLRPQIPPDIPILDPLTLQHHLFDKSLTKNVAEYNRLLFEYSRDNLNRQALNLFLGIHRSGLPVDGSTLSCVLKVCGRLFDHVVGRQVHSECIKSGLLEDVSVGTSLVDMYMKTDNVEDGRRIFDKMNKRNVISWTSLLTGYASYGMNWSVLELFLRMQAEGVKPNSFTFATVLGALADEVMVDKGVEVHTIVIKNGFEAVTSVCNALISMYFKSKMVRYARLVFDDMEVRDSVTWNCMVAGYITNGLDLEAFEIFHRMGLAGANLTQSTFASVIKLCANLKELVSLQQLHSQVLKNGIRFNHNIRTALMVAYSKCSEMEDASKIFSTMHKTRNVVSWTAMITGYLQNGGTEQAVNFFCQMNGEGVRPNHFTYSIILTAPPVVSAFQVHAQVIKTNYERSSSVGTALLDAYVKLGNINGAAKVFEKIYEKDIVAWSAMLAGYAQIGDTEGAVKLFKNMASEGVKPNEFTFSSVINACAAPIAAVEQGKQFHAYSIKSRLNNALCVSSALVTLYAKKGNIENANEVFKRQGERDLVSWNSMISGYAQHGHAKKALEVFREMQQQNLKMDGITFIGVITACTHAGLVGEGQKYFDIMVKDHNINPTMEHYSCMVDLYSRAGMLEKALDIINTMPFAATATVWRTILAASRVHRNLDLGKLAGEKLISLQPEDSAAYVLLSNMYAATGHWQERAKTRKLMDERKVRKEAGYSWIEVKNKTYSFLAGDHSHPMSDQIYFKLEELSTRLKDAGYQPDLNYVLQDIDDEHKEAILSQHSERLAIAFGLITTPVGFPLQIVKNLRVCGDCHNVIKLISNIEGREIVVRDTNRFHHFKEGFCSCGDYW